TGATAGTTTACTACCATCAGGCACTTAgatggtgtttgaatgcactagggctaatagttagtggctaaaattagctaGATTCATCCAAACACTCTAGCTAATATtttagctattagctatttttagtaaattagctacTAGTTAGCTATTTGTTAcctagctaattccactagcatttttttagccaactaactattagctctagtgcatccaaacacccccttaattatAGTAGTACAACTAATGCAGCCAGCATCCTAATCTGATTAAATAATATATAGTGTTACTTTCCATCAGAGAGTCAACCATCACATGCATCCCATAGTCAGAAGATGAACATTCTTATCAGCATTATCGTGATCTGTGTTTCCTTTCCATGTATAGTATACCACTAGTCCACTATATAGAAAGCACATGAACATGAAGAGATATAATGCAAGTACAGCACAGCAGAAAGTCAACTTTCAAGAGCTGACATAGCAAATAATAATATTGAATCAGCGAGCAGATCAACCTTATGGTTTGTAGCTGATTGAGCAAACAGTGCACATAACCTAGAAATGAGTTGATCAGTTTCAGTATCATTCATTGCTTGCAGTTAAAAAGCAACCGGATAAAACAAAACACTCTGCATAGAAATTATGAAATGATCAATATGATGATCTCACCCTTAGGCCCACAAAGTAACTTATCATGATGGCAATTTTGGCATACATGTAGGAAGACATACATTCCAAATTAAGCCCATAAACAACTTATTAGGGTGACATGATATGACGTTTTCTAGAATTAGAATAGATGGATGTAGAGCTTCATGTAGGTAAAATTATTTCTTGCAGACAAGGGGCAGACAGCATCCTTATCATGTCTGCATTGCATCTCCAGATTGTGATAGAATCTTTTATGACAGACAGCATGCTTATATATCGTTTGATCTGGTTGCAAACTTGCAAATATACTTACTTTTTTATCTCTCCCAGTGTGTCCCACGACCCTCAAAAGAATATGCAGGCAACATGGTATAACCCGCTGGCCATCACGAAAGATCAAGAAGGTAGACCACTCTCTAAGAAAGCTCCAACAGATCATTGATTCGGTTCATGGTGCAGAGACAGCTTTCCAGCTAAACACCCTGTACAAGGATCTCACAGACACCTCAATATCATCTGACAACAATTTGTCAGGAAGTGTCACGGTTCCTCCAACTAACCAGAGCAATCTCACCGACTTCAACAAGCACCAACCCCACAAGTCAAGTAGCAATATGCCATCAACTTCACACTCACACTCCTCATGCAGCCACGGTTCTCAGTCAAGCCCCTCGTGTAGCGTTGGTGCAACAGAACATGCACAACAGGGTATAATTGATCTGATGAAGTCAGAAAATCCTGTGAAAGACAGCTCTATTCAGACTATGCAAACAGAAAACACTTCATTATATGAGCATTTCTCAGTTCATGAGGCTCCAATTGATCTTCTACAGGATGTTACTGAAAAGGCTAATGGTGCACATCATTCTTCTCGAAGCCTGTCATCCCCCAACCCCAAGCAGAACACAGATGCAAATATGAGAGTAAAGGCAACATTTGGCTCAGAAAAGGTGAGATTCCGACTAAACCCAGAGTGCAATTTTCAAGGACTGAAGCATGAGCTAGCGAAACGTTTGAGTATAGTAGACACAAACCCCTTGGTTTTAAAGTACTTGGATGATGATTCAGAATGGGTCTTGATGACATGTGATGCAGATCTGCAGGAGTGCCTTCATGTATACAAACTAGCAGATATCCAAACAATCAAAATTTCAGTTCATTTAGCTGTTAGTCCAGCTACAAGGGTCACAGCTGGTCACACTGGTTTGTCATGACAACAGTATGAGCCTCACCACTTTGTGAGGTTTAATCAAATTCAACCAGGATCACATGGTTTTGTGCAGGGGAAACCAAAGATTCCAGGAGTCCAGGGTTGGTAGCTGTGCAATACTGCAATGTACTATGTACCACCACGTCCCAGTTCTACTGTTAGATCAATTAGTCTTGTTTCTGATGCTCAGGTTAGGAACTAATGATCAAACAAGAATACTTGACAATGAGAGAGTCAAGAAATCAGGATAAACAGAAGTAAGCATGCATTGCTTGTAAATACTTATTGATGAACCTGAATCTCTGAATGACAATGCAATTGATTGAATTAATAGGGTGACGTATCTACAAATCAGATTTGCTCCAACTCCAAGTATGTTTTGTTTCTTTGAGTGCTGATGTGCAACAATCATTGATGGCTTCTTTCTGATAATTGATCAGCTACAATTGTCCCTTAAGATCACAGCATTCCTTCATCGCCTGAGCGATCAGCATGCTCTGTTCAATGCACATGAAATTCTGCTTCTGAAATTGTAATTTTCTGCAGCAAGGATTAGATCTAGAATAGGATGATAGGATACTTAGTTTGTTCAATATGTTTGTCCATtgcaaaaaaaaataaaaaatgaatGGTACACTGAATTATGGGCCTCTTTGAAAGAACGTCTGCTGCTGTAGACATTATAGATTGTTTTCCTTTAAGAAGCTTCCATTTGTGAACCGTTTGGTATGTCAATTGCCAAGTATCAATATAGAGATTAGATTATGCCACTATTATAATAACCAGAATATGGAAGCACAGATGTGACTGGTGTCAACATATTTAATTAAAGTTAACGAGCAATCATTTATTTTCAAGTTTCCCATGCTAATGAAGTAATGATACAAGTTACACCACAGCAAGAATAGAGAATACAATATATCTGGCTCACTAAATAAAATGTACATGGGTAAAATATGTGTAGCTTACAATACAATATGTGGCCAGAATACAAAATTATATAGATACTTTCACTGACAGGCTCACATCAGAAATATGCTTCTACATTATGAACCAGCAGTCAAATAACAGAAGGAACACCATGCCAACCACATCATGCAAATCTCATATGCAGGGACTAATAATCTGCTTCTAGAATTGAGACGTCAATACCCAGAGATGGCAGAATGATGCAGGAAACTAATACACTACATATGTAGCAACAATCAACACAAAAAATAGATTCTAAACAGATTCCTCTAGTGTATTTACCTTTTTCTCATGCCCCGGATGAGAATACTGGCCAATTGTGTGGTTGTCATGATTCATCACTCATGCCGTCAAATGAGCTCTCACATTACCGAAAGTCAAAAGTCTTGCACAAGAAATAATATTACTGGTCATAACCTAATCAGTAAAGACAGGAGAGTGCTGACATCAGGAGTCCATCCTTACAACTCAAGATTTGCAGTTTTCTTCCAAACCAGAATACCTACAAAAGATTTCAACACCGAAACATTCCTGACAGGATAGAGTTGCTGGTCAAGTTTAAGGCAAAGGATTCAACATTGTATATTCCAAGTTTCCAACCAATCTCAGCTTGATTGTCTCTAAAACCTTCCTGAAAAGTACCTGTAGATATGCTGGTTTTTTTCTTACTGCAACAATGTTTGTGGTCATTGACCTAAAACAACAGCGCACTTACCCATAAACATGATTTAGTTACCAACTAACGAGACCACAAAAGAAATGACATGCTTAGCTGCATACTGTGGACCTTATAGCCTGAACATTAcaaaatttaacaatgtttcaacTCTCAAGATGGAGATGTTTTTGTCTCTTTTTTGAGCTATCAATTTAAGTACCTATATGCATAAAAAAAGTGAAACAGTCCTGTGATCCACTACAAAAAGCAAGAACTTGCAACAGAAACACAGGGTATCAGAACACAATATTTTCACCACATGTTGAAAAGTGAGAACTAAAGgcttttgttgttgttgttaatAAGAACTCTGAACGAATATGGTCAATTTGTTAAATGAACTAACAGAAAATGATGTGCTAAAGAATTGGGTTGTTTTGGGAATAGTTAAAATGCATAAGTTAAGCAAAGGTTGGGCACCATATACTGCCTTTGTGTCCTCTTCAGTCTCGGTGGTAGGCACAGTGATTCATTGCAATAAGCATCTTAATGGTATATGAAGATTTAATCAGAAgagataaaataaataaaaacctACTGATATACGAGAAGTAATTGAGAACCAAGCAGTAAGCATCCACAGGCCACAGCTAGCAACAAGCTACTAAAAGCAAAAATAGCGCAGTACACTATTTTTGCTTTTAGTAGCTTGTTGAGCAGTACAGCACTGACGATATAAGAATGATGACCAACAGTTCTGAAAAGCATTTGGTTATATTTGACCTAAATGATTAACTATTTCTTTTCTGAATGGCCATTTTATCAACAAGTCATAATAGCCAAAGCAGGGATATTGTTCGGACGGATAATAAGCTTAATAATCAAGAAAACAGTACAGTGACAAGACGAAGTCTGTAACAAGTAATCAGCCATAACTTCTGAAATTTAAAAAGCTAGCATTCATACACAAAGCTGTTGATCACGTAACTAACGTTAGATCTATTGTTAAAACACAACAACATTAGCAGGATACACTGAAGCTTAGTCCTCGTCCTCATCACTCTCGTCGCTGAAGTAGCCTTTCCTCTTCTCCTTCCTCGCCGCCTTTCCCTTTTTTTTTCCCTCTTCCTTGCCAGCCGACTTCTCCTCCTCTCCCCTCGTATCCACCACCGACGCCCACCTGTCGTCCTCGAacgcggcggcggcagcggcatcTTCATCGTCATCTGAATGCCAATCAGCCTCTCCCCCGCGACCGCGCCCACGCCCGCCAGTGCCCCCACCACTACCACCACCGCGGCGCGACTTCTTAGACGGTGCGGGCCTCTCGCGGGGCCCGAGCTGGTTGCGGGGGCACTCGTAGGAGAGGTGGCCCTCCTCGCCGCACTCGTAGCACCGTGACTTGTCCCGATACACGCGGCGTCGGATGAACTCCGCGGCGCGGCCGTTGTCGTCGGCGATGGAGGCGGAGAGCGTGCGCCCGTTGAGCACCTTGCCGTGCATCTcggcggccgcggccgcggcgTCCTCCCGGAGGACGAAGAGGACGAAGGCGACGCCGCGGCTGCGGCGGGATTCACGGTCCTTGAGGACGGTGACGCGCGCGACGCGTCCGAATCGGGAGAAGAGGAGGTGGATGTCGGAGTTGGTGAGCGAGAAGTCCAGGTTGGACACGTAGACTGTGGATTTGGACGGCGCGAGGCCGCCCGAGCCCCCGCCCCGGGGCTTGCCGCTGCCTCCCGCTGAGACGCCTGCTGAGGCGGCGGCGGAGGGGAGCGGGTAGCGGTAGAGGAAGCTGTTGTCCTCGCCGTCGGAGTCGGAGCCTCCTCGCCGCCGGCGAGACATGTCGTGCCTGCGGATGCGCTTCCGCTTCGTGCTCTGCCCTGTTCTCGGCTCGGCCGCTTGGGTGACCCAAATTCTGAAATTTCTCAGGTTAAGGCTGTGCTCTATTCTGTTGGGTCAGGTTCTTCTTTCATTTTATCTCTACGGGTTAACAAGGCAGCCCATCAGAACTAGGGAGATGAGAGATTTTGGTATTAGATATCCGTTATCTAATATTTGTAAATTAAAACATGACAAATAAAAAAATGGAAGGAGTACCAAATTTGCATGCCTTTTAAAATTTGATACTCATATGTCTTATCACAATGATATGTGGGGTTAGTGTAAGGCACTATTTAGTTAGAGGGACTTAGGTTTTAGTCCCGTTTAGTCTTTTTTTTACCATCGGAAGAACTAAAGTATAGACTAAATGAatttaggggtgtttggtttgtagggactaatgtttagtccctacattttatttcattttagttccaaaattactaaatatagaaactaaaattttattttagtttctatatttagcaatttatagactaaaagGAATAAAAttaagggactaaacattagtccctagaaccaaacacccccttagtctaTAATCCCTCAAAAGGTGCTAAAAAGGACTAATGGACATTTTTCCACCGGTTGACCTTGCCCATGCCCATGTCCATGCACAGAACCCTTCCGTCGACCGAACTCAGTAGTATTGCATTCGACTATTCGAGGTATGGATGACAATAggttctaaattttacactataagatttaaaGATCTGATCAAAGGGTTGGATTAGGATCGGAccctatttttatttatttttaaactaaaatttatttaggatCCTACTATTTTGTGAAGAAGTATTGATATCgtcatccattaccacccctaattCGAGGGTTCAAGCGAAGAGAAAAAAGTAGAGAGACGGAAATGGCATGGAACTCCTGCTAATTTTCAAAAAATAATACTATATAAAAAAACAAGATTTCACAATACAGTTGAGATGGCGTGGAATCAAGGCAAGGGGCATTTCAGTCATTGTGTACTGTAATTAATTGGTTCATAATCTGTCTATAATTAAATATGGtatggactaaactttagtctagaaacttgaaaggaaaatgtgtcattgggccatttctaagtattttggtgatttagtgtccaacacaagtgcctaagtgtcggcgtttcgagaccgggggggtccctaagccgacgagtgagtgtgccgcgtgccccagcccagatgggtcgagcgtgtgggcgagcgcgaaggggggagagcgaggtggccggagacgggcgtgagagaggtggaaatcccgcggccttcgtgttcgtcccgcgcccaggtcgggtgcgcttgcagtaggggggttacaagcgtccacgcgggtgagggaagcgagcggccccaagagagcgcctgtcccgtcctcggtcccgcgcggccaaccctctctaagaaggccctggtccttccttttatagtcgtaaggagaggatccaggtgtacaatggggggtgtagcagagtgctacgtgtctagcggagggagagctagcgccctaagtacatgccgatgtggcagccggagagatcttggcaccctgctggtgtgatgtcatggctgtcggaggagcaacggagcttggcggagggacagctgtcggagcggtcgagtctttgctgacgtccccctgcttccgtaagggagctgagagccgccgtcgtcacagggcacgcggggcgccatcattgcctatctggcggagctggccagatgggacaccggtcttgttctctgcggcccgagtcggctcggggtagggtgatgatggcgctccctgttgacgtggcgggcccgcgcccgaggccgggcgacgtgggggctcctccgaagctggggttgagtctgtcttccgttgccgaggccgagcccgagcccctgggtcgggcgaggcggaggtcgttcggcagaggccagggcggagtccgagccctgtggtcgggcgaagcggagttcgtcgtcttctggggctgtgcccgagtccgagccctaggtcgggcggagcggagttcgccgtcttccgggtcttagcccgagtccgagccctgggtcgggcggagcggagttcgccgtcttccgggtcttagcccgagtccgagccctgggtcgggcggagcggagttcgccgtctttcgggtcttagcccgagtccgagccctaggttgggcggagcggagttcgccgtcttccgggtcttagcccgagtccgagccctgggtcgggcggagcggagttcgccgtcttccgggtcttagcccgagtccgagccctgggtcgggcggagcggagcttcctatggcgcctttggcaaggtctgactgcctgtcagactcactctgtcgagtggcgctgcagttggagtggcgcaggcggcgctgtccttctgtcagaccggtcagtggagcagtgaagtgacggcggtcacctcggctctgccggagggcgcgcatcaggataaaggtgtcaggccacctttgcgttaaatgctcctgcgactcggtcagtcggtgcggcgatttagtcagggttgcttcttagcgaagccaaggccttgggcgagccggagatgtgtccgccgttaaaaggggggcctcgggcgagacggaagtccctcgaggtcggctgcccttgtccgaggctaggctcgggcgaagcgtgatcgagtcactcgtacggactgattcctgacttaatcgcacccatcaggcctttgcagctttatgctgatgggggttaccagctgagaattaggcgtcttgagggtacccctaattatggtccccgacagtagcccccgagcctcgaagggagtgttagcactcgcttggaggctttcgtcgcacttttttgcaaggggaccagcctttctcggttgcattttgttccggtgggtgcgcgcgagcgcacccgccgggtgtagcccccgaggcctcggaggagtggtttcactccttcgaggtcttaatgccttgcgtaatgcttcggctggtctggttgttctctcatgcgaactggccgtagcccgggtgcacggtcggggcccaagttctcgggctggtatgttgacgctgtcaacggttcggccggagccgggtttgcgagagcagccctcgatcctccgcacagggcgagagggcgatcagggacagactggctttttacatacgcccctacgtcgcctttccgcaaggaggagggggggagagcgccatgt
This portion of the Zea mays cultivar B73 chromosome 2, Zm-B73-REFERENCE-NAM-5.0, whole genome shotgun sequence genome encodes:
- the LOC100283922 gene encoding RNA binding protein; translated protein: MSRRRRGGSDSDGEDNSFLYRYPLPSAAASAGVSAGGSGKPRGGGSGGLAPSKSTVYVSNLDFSLTNSDIHLLFSRFGRVARVTVLKDRESRRSRGVAFVLFVLREDAAAAAAEMHGKVLNGRTLSASIADDNGRAAEFIRRRVYRDKSRCYECGEEGHLSYECPRNQLGPRERPAPSKKSRRGGGSGGGTGGRGRGRGGEADWHSDDDEDAAAAAAFEDDRWASVVDTRGEEEKSAGKEEGKKKGKAARKEKRKGYFSDESDEDED